The Candidatus Binataceae bacterium genome includes a window with the following:
- a CDS encoding DJ-1/PfpI family protein, whose amino-acid sequence MRIAILTFDGITALDAVGPYEVLQRVPGAEVVFVGEARGLKRTDTASLAINADRSISEITSADVVVVPGGFGEQQVRTKPAMLEWVRSIHATTSWTTSVCTGALILGAAGLLKGLQATTHWAALPQLANFGAIPTSARVVEQGKIITAAGVSAGIDMALRLAGKLAGDTMAHAIQVGIEYDPQPPFDGSYKRAPAPVMSILRDFYTRRGLMTE is encoded by the coding sequence ATGAGGATCGCGATTCTGACCTTCGACGGAATTACCGCTCTGGATGCGGTCGGACCCTACGAAGTGTTACAGCGCGTGCCCGGTGCCGAAGTGGTCTTTGTCGGTGAAGCCCGGGGCCTCAAGCGAACCGATACCGCGTCGCTCGCGATCAACGCCGATCGCTCAATTTCGGAAATCACTAGTGCCGACGTCGTCGTGGTCCCGGGCGGATTCGGCGAGCAGCAGGTGCGTACCAAACCGGCGATGCTTGAGTGGGTTCGCTCCATCCATGCGACCACTAGCTGGACCACCTCGGTGTGCACGGGCGCGCTTATCCTGGGTGCGGCAGGACTGCTGAAGGGCCTGCAGGCGACCACTCATTGGGCGGCATTACCCCAGCTGGCGAATTTCGGGGCGATTCCGACCTCGGCACGAGTCGTAGAACAGGGGAAGATCATTACCGCCGCCGGCGTATCAGCGGGAATCGACATGGCTCTGCGCCTGGCGGGCAAGCTAGCCGGCGACACCATGGCCCACGCCATTCAGGTGGGAATCGAGTACGACCCGCAACCACCCTTCGACGGTTCATATAAACGAGCACCCGCGCCCGTCATGTCGATTCTTCGCGATTTCTATACGCGGCGCGGCCTGATGACCGAGTGA
- a CDS encoding VOC family protein, giving the protein MQEAESRFRADQFHRHRVGLCEIAFTVDSRRQVDELAAEIERHGGRVTDAPRQYDYGPGYYAVFFTDPDGLKLEVVHLP; this is encoded by the coding sequence GTGCAGGAGGCGGAATCACGGTTTCGCGCAGACCAATTCCATCGGCATCGCGTAGGACTCTGCGAAATCGCCTTCACCGTCGACAGTCGCCGCCAGGTGGATGAGCTCGCGGCGGAAATCGAGCGGCACGGCGGCAGAGTAACGGACGCGCCGCGCCAATATGATTACGGGCCCGGTTATTATGCAGTGTTCTTCACCGACCCGGATGGCCTCAAGCTCGAAGTGGTGCACTTGCCATGA
- a CDS encoding GlxA family transcriptional regulator translates to MKRNAGLKAPVDSAAVRRVAMLGFPDAQILDIAGPLEVFARASRWLTDEGLADAPAYEIILLAAIQGSLAMSNGLRFVVDKSIEGLDTALDTLMVAGGIGTTAAMSDPRLIGWLRKIAPRVRRLCSVCTGTFLLAEAGLLSGRRATTHWRFCDALARRFPAIQVQTDPIFVRDGHVYTSAGVTAGIDLALALVEEDYGRRVALGVARELVMFLRRPGGQSQFSVQLAAQSADREPIRDLQGWIADHLSEDLSVGRLARRSAMSARNFARVFLRETGLTPSAFVTRTRVEAARRRLEESADGIDAIAEHCGFGTRESMRRAFIRSVHVPPGAYRSRFRPAAPSNTAPTVQRVKQLEGIK, encoded by the coding sequence ATGAAAAGGAACGCGGGTCTCAAGGCGCCGGTCGACAGCGCGGCGGTTCGCCGCGTAGCCATGCTCGGGTTTCCCGACGCGCAGATCCTTGACATTGCGGGTCCCCTCGAAGTCTTCGCGCGCGCTTCACGGTGGCTGACCGATGAGGGGCTCGCGGACGCGCCGGCGTACGAGATAATTCTGCTTGCCGCAATCCAGGGCTCCCTGGCGATGTCGAACGGCCTCAGGTTCGTAGTCGACAAATCCATCGAAGGGCTGGATACAGCTCTCGATACCCTGATGGTCGCCGGCGGAATCGGGACCACCGCGGCGATGAGCGACCCGCGGCTGATAGGTTGGTTGCGGAAAATCGCCCCACGAGTGCGACGCCTCTGCTCGGTGTGCACTGGCACTTTCCTGCTGGCGGAGGCAGGCCTGTTAAGCGGCCGCCGCGCCACGACTCACTGGCGCTTCTGCGACGCGCTGGCGCGGCGCTTTCCCGCAATCCAGGTGCAGACCGATCCAATCTTCGTTCGCGATGGGCACGTCTATACTTCGGCAGGAGTAACCGCGGGAATCGATCTTGCGCTGGCCCTGGTCGAGGAAGATTACGGGCGCCGAGTCGCGCTGGGTGTGGCACGAGAATTGGTGATGTTTCTGAGGCGCCCGGGAGGGCAGTCGCAGTTCTCTGTCCAGCTCGCTGCGCAAAGCGCCGATCGCGAACCGATTCGCGACTTGCAGGGATGGATCGCAGATCACCTGTCGGAGGATCTCTCGGTTGGCAGGCTAGCGCGTCGAAGCGCGATGAGCGCGCGTAATTTTGCACGGGTTTTTTTGCGCGAGACCGGACTCACGCCGTCTGCTTTCGTTACACGGACCCGCGTCGAGGCTGCCCGCCGCCGTCTCGAGGAATCGGCCGACGGCATCGACGCCATTGCCGAACATTGCGGCTTCGGTACCCGGGAGTCGATGCGCCGGGCGTTCATTCGATCTGTGCACGTCCCGCCCGGTGCATACCGAAGTCGCTTTCGTCCCGCCGCGCCGTCGAATACTGCCCCGACGGTTCAGCGCGTGAAACAATTGGAGGGAATCAAATGA